A genomic segment from Pseudobacteriovorax antillogorgiicola encodes:
- a CDS encoding OmpL47-type beta-barrel domain-containing protein, with translation MGYLRTLILLLFGLSGTLGRAESDQSEKLCPVTSYFNKKDHQLFIPSALDYGILLSTKVENLDHTLNLKITEKAPVDALQFKEGSYELSIKSRTPQNYRFISDATPPKTKVQISAAPRTEKDGHIFYGKGFSLDFEGQDDLSDTRGVYLRINEGKVTDVHQKNLAMKDDGKYQLDYFACDFVGNQEYPRSLKFILDTTAPTTTSQIKSRHPKYLSPKTLIELRSSDKLVGTDKILFRLNDAEFSEYLNEISLGELASGNHTLEYYSVDRLNNREELKKLALIVDSQPPEISIKYPKTTFTEGDLVYVAQSQSLPIVAKDDLSGVDNIMITLNKKAITLEKKQIKAPSKVGLHKISLSAKDLAGNSVLNEANIYVDPNAPQVRLQTVSSVSKRKERLVAVPPLRFSFHGEDNESGLADIYYCVDDAECQPYSGSVVEISQLGQKKISFYAIDRVGNRSEIISRTYFVEENKSITAKAQVADEETKWVYDQVKGAIGPSDKGFTLTISDSLSGEIPGFNLVLPIDAIKDQFLNRDKTEKLIRIALAGHEATISLPIDDKAPQSQLIPEIAKSYQDQETLWFGPGLNIRLISADTAASLQAGVDRIMYSINESPYREYTKSITGLESEQEYSISYYAIDRIGNKESLKTFRFSLDASPPISTVTFQGPSYRNSISSKGHLNISGEDRRSGVAKTYAKINDDSFFEYQPDSFIAALRKLPAGEHQLTYYSIDNVGNQEAYKTKEFILDMDGPLLSYSFVGPHFAKGRTHYINPKSTMYLDVRDEYGGVASTSINLGNSTQEVERTVDIGNLIKDEPSQFALSASDNLGNRSSSEPIDIIKDTTPPRSRVEFIGRYYSFGDVIFLNTATKIDVISQDEQSGVAEIKYRLKAGDFKTFVDSLAFSSQGETSLTFYAVDQLGNRERPQTFRIIVDSEPPQLSLSDRSGKKLPTRGVLNTGELLQIKAFDSHSGIRDVLFRINGGKPSLYRKPIVLKEKGKISLVVEAVDWMGKKHEEEFSYLVQ, from the coding sequence ATGGGGTACCTACGCACATTAATCTTGCTCTTATTCGGCTTGAGCGGCACTTTAGGTAGGGCTGAGAGCGATCAGTCTGAAAAGCTATGCCCGGTGACCAGCTACTTCAATAAAAAGGATCACCAGCTTTTCATTCCTAGTGCGCTCGACTATGGCATCTTATTATCTACCAAAGTTGAAAACCTAGACCACACCCTCAATCTAAAAATTACCGAAAAGGCCCCCGTTGATGCTCTTCAATTTAAGGAGGGCTCTTACGAATTATCAATCAAATCACGTACTCCACAAAACTATCGCTTTATTTCAGACGCTACTCCGCCCAAGACCAAGGTGCAGATTTCTGCCGCTCCTCGCACTGAGAAAGATGGTCATATATTCTATGGCAAGGGCTTCAGTTTGGACTTCGAAGGTCAAGATGATCTATCCGATACGAGAGGCGTTTACCTCAGAATCAATGAGGGTAAGGTTACAGATGTCCACCAGAAGAATTTGGCAATGAAGGATGATGGCAAATATCAGCTCGATTACTTTGCTTGTGATTTTGTGGGAAACCAGGAATATCCACGTAGTCTGAAATTCATTCTTGATACAACAGCACCGACCACCACAAGTCAGATCAAAAGTCGTCATCCTAAATACCTCAGTCCCAAGACACTTATTGAGCTAAGGTCCAGCGATAAACTGGTTGGCACGGATAAGATATTATTTCGCTTGAATGATGCTGAATTTAGTGAGTACCTAAATGAAATTAGTCTCGGTGAACTTGCATCCGGTAACCACACACTTGAGTACTACAGTGTCGATCGGCTAAACAATCGTGAAGAGCTAAAAAAACTTGCTCTCATCGTTGATAGTCAGCCCCCTGAAATATCGATCAAGTATCCAAAAACAACGTTCACCGAAGGCGACCTTGTTTACGTCGCGCAAAGTCAATCATTACCCATCGTTGCTAAGGATGATCTATCGGGAGTTGACAATATCATGATCACCCTCAACAAGAAAGCCATCACTCTCGAAAAAAAACAGATAAAAGCTCCGAGTAAGGTCGGACTACATAAGATAAGCTTATCTGCCAAAGACCTAGCCGGGAACAGCGTCTTGAACGAAGCCAATATCTATGTAGACCCTAATGCTCCACAGGTACGCCTTCAAACCGTAAGCTCAGTTTCAAAGCGAAAGGAACGCCTAGTAGCAGTGCCACCTCTTCGTTTTTCATTTCATGGGGAAGATAACGAGTCGGGCCTAGCAGATATTTACTACTGTGTTGATGATGCTGAATGCCAGCCTTATAGCGGGTCAGTTGTAGAAATTTCCCAACTTGGCCAAAAAAAGATAAGCTTCTATGCCATAGATAGAGTGGGAAATCGCTCAGAAATCATATCTCGCACCTACTTCGTTGAAGAAAACAAAAGTATTACTGCCAAAGCTCAAGTCGCAGACGAAGAAACTAAGTGGGTTTACGACCAAGTCAAAGGCGCTATTGGACCGTCTGATAAAGGATTTACCTTAACCATCAGTGATAGCCTCAGCGGTGAAATTCCAGGTTTCAATCTCGTTCTCCCAATTGATGCCATCAAGGATCAATTTCTAAATAGGGACAAAACTGAGAAACTCATTCGAATTGCACTAGCTGGCCACGAAGCGACCATTTCACTGCCCATAGATGACAAAGCCCCTCAAAGCCAACTGATTCCAGAAATTGCAAAATCATACCAGGACCAGGAAACCCTATGGTTTGGGCCCGGTCTCAATATTAGACTGATTTCTGCTGATACCGCTGCAAGCCTTCAAGCGGGGGTAGATCGAATCATGTACTCAATTAACGAAAGCCCCTACAGAGAGTATACCAAATCCATTACCGGCCTTGAATCTGAGCAGGAATACTCTATTTCCTATTATGCAATCGATCGAATCGGAAACAAAGAATCATTGAAGACTTTTCGCTTTAGCCTTGATGCATCGCCACCTATTTCGACTGTGACCTTTCAAGGCCCATCCTACCGAAATTCAATCTCATCTAAAGGCCACCTCAATATCTCAGGAGAAGACCGTCGTTCAGGAGTGGCAAAAACCTACGCAAAAATAAATGATGATAGCTTTTTTGAGTATCAACCAGACAGCTTCATTGCTGCACTCAGAAAGCTCCCTGCGGGGGAACATCAATTGACCTACTATTCTATCGATAATGTTGGCAATCAGGAAGCCTATAAGACTAAGGAATTTATACTTGATATGGATGGCCCATTGCTAAGCTATTCTTTCGTCGGACCTCACTTTGCAAAAGGTAGAACTCACTATATTAACCCGAAATCAACCATGTATTTGGACGTTCGCGACGAATATGGAGGAGTTGCATCGACAAGTATCAACCTTGGCAACTCTACTCAGGAAGTTGAACGTACAGTCGATATCGGCAACTTGATCAAGGATGAGCCTTCGCAATTCGCGCTCTCGGCCTCAGATAACTTAGGCAACCGCTCGTCGTCTGAGCCGATTGACATTATTAAAGACACCACGCCACCACGATCTAGAGTTGAGTTTATCGGTCGATATTACTCCTTTGGCGATGTCATCTTCCTTAACACGGCAACAAAGATCGATGTCATATCCCAGGATGAACAGTCGGGCGTTGCAGAAATCAAGTATCGCCTTAAGGCAGGAGATTTCAAAACTTTCGTCGATTCTCTAGCATTCTCCAGTCAAGGGGAAACATCTTTAACCTTCTATGCAGTGGATCAACTTGGAAATCGAGAGCGACCACAAACATTTAGAATCATTGTCGACTCGGAACCACCGCAATTGTCTTTAAGCGACCGATCTGGCAAGAAGCTTCCTACTCGGGGTGTTCTCAATACTGGTGAACTCTTGCAGATAAAAGCCTTTGATAGCCACTCAGGAATCCGCGATGTTCTTTTTCGCATCAACGGTGGCAAACCTTCCCTGTATCGCAAACCAATCGTTCTGAAGGAAAAAGGTAAGATTTCTCTGGTTGTTGAAGCAGTGGACTGGATGGGCAAGAAACATGAAGAAGAATTCTCATACTTGGTGCAGTAA
- a CDS encoding TerB family tellurite resistance protein produces the protein MGEAAEKEEQIIDEIDDTGEEESHEAISSAFCHIAVTDNLDSEQQKILSLIAMSLAYADHAKVREDDIFIQRLKKVLSESVEVEQLCDMYLQERDNFPLFLEKFESALQQGTIIEALHFIRTGEESDTKKVDTEEGLDYHALQKNLSSEDILKDIISLFLRTSYKKHKSDTSSKDPVTPTLVLQELAPNVYKDYKAKELLRHQHVGSWINMLDRSKPKITQLKEKLSRGDSDLKHNYVPFTISHNEILNSLDKAIGFPKEMHENTIYVLLAIMGHTASSDGQIAEVEEAKFIGGFIHRMDLKIDQEIFREKMAIPINDLLETVKEPEIAFAVFYEMMGVVFSNLEIDDEEKKLLDSVQKRFKISDEMVNLMYSRLYLDASLKGVESSLIESSNMFGDQNTNFHEFHKLFECFESVDVKNLIQTSRKFLAEFDPIDIPTIAPKKVKVAIVSLVGNALGLDGVLDSEEKKLLASLMQKLEITGQDLKTYPELMKGCSINQLCRALDKWFISKNLQKHLPAVAFYVLQAIGSDGVIDEKEEVFKNSLFKELGLHSSQYARMMLRVFWDYHLGSKEP, from the coding sequence ATGGGCGAAGCAGCAGAAAAAGAAGAACAAATAATCGATGAAATTGATGATACCGGTGAAGAGGAGTCTCATGAGGCTATCTCATCTGCCTTTTGTCATATTGCAGTCACGGATAATTTGGATTCTGAGCAACAGAAAATCCTCTCATTAATTGCCATGTCACTTGCCTATGCGGATCACGCTAAGGTTCGCGAGGACGACATTTTCATCCAAAGACTTAAAAAGGTTCTATCTGAGTCCGTCGAAGTGGAACAACTCTGTGATATGTACCTACAAGAACGAGATAATTTTCCCCTGTTTCTAGAGAAATTTGAAAGCGCCCTACAGCAAGGCACCATTATAGAAGCACTTCATTTTATAAGAACCGGCGAAGAGTCAGATACAAAAAAGGTGGATACTGAAGAAGGACTCGACTATCATGCCCTACAAAAAAACCTTTCCAGCGAGGATATTCTTAAGGATATTATCTCGCTATTTCTTCGAACATCTTACAAGAAGCATAAGTCAGACACATCGTCAAAAGATCCCGTTACCCCTACACTTGTTCTTCAAGAGTTGGCGCCGAACGTCTACAAGGACTACAAAGCCAAAGAGCTACTTCGTCATCAGCATGTAGGAAGCTGGATTAATATGCTGGATCGAAGTAAACCGAAGATCACTCAACTTAAGGAGAAGCTGTCCCGAGGGGACTCCGATCTGAAACACAACTACGTGCCGTTTACGATATCTCATAACGAGATCTTAAATTCCCTGGATAAGGCTATCGGCTTTCCAAAGGAGATGCACGAGAACACCATCTATGTTCTATTAGCCATCATGGGCCATACAGCTTCGTCAGACGGCCAAATTGCAGAAGTTGAAGAAGCCAAATTCATCGGCGGATTTATCCATCGAATGGACCTGAAGATCGATCAGGAAATCTTTCGTGAAAAAATGGCGATTCCGATCAACGACCTTCTAGAAACAGTCAAAGAACCCGAGATTGCCTTCGCTGTGTTCTACGAAATGATGGGAGTGGTTTTCTCAAATCTTGAAATCGACGATGAGGAAAAGAAGTTACTCGATTCTGTTCAAAAACGTTTCAAGATCTCGGATGAAATGGTAAACCTTATGTATTCTAGACTCTACCTTGATGCCTCTCTAAAAGGAGTCGAAAGCAGCTTGATTGAGTCTTCCAATATGTTTGGTGATCAAAACACTAACTTTCATGAGTTTCATAAACTTTTCGAGTGTTTCGAGTCAGTAGACGTGAAAAATCTGATTCAGACATCGAGGAAATTTCTAGCTGAATTTGATCCTATCGATATTCCAACTATAGCTCCTAAGAAAGTAAAAGTCGCAATCGTGTCTCTAGTCGGCAATGCACTGGGTTTGGATGGGGTTTTAGATTCTGAAGAGAAGAAGCTTCTTGCGAGCCTGATGCAGAAGCTAGAAATCACGGGCCAAGATCTGAAGACCTATCCTGAATTGATGAAAGGCTGCTCAATCAACCAGTTATGCCGGGCTCTCGATAAGTGGTTCATCAGCAAAAACTTACAGAAACACCTACCAGCGGTTGCGTTCTATGTTTTGCAGGCAATTGGCAGTGATGGAGTCATTGATGAGAAAGAAGAAGTCTTCAAGAACAGTCTTTTCAAAGAATTAGGTCTTCACTCATCTCAGTACGCTCGTATGATGCTTCGGGTTTTTTGGGATTACCACCTGGGATCTAAAGAACCTTAA